The following proteins are co-located in the Haloplanus sp. HW8-1 genome:
- a CDS encoding nitroreductase family protein has protein sequence MEFDDVIHTRRSVHQYSDADIDDETLYDLFEDVRFTPSSFNLQPWEFLVVRGEDLERLQSVAYGQKHVTDAAAAVVVLGTLDPGDHAERVTRDLLEKGYLPDEEAAEVRLDTVDGLADADTETRRVWTVQSCTLAAMSRMYAAWGRDVASCPMGGFDADALHEAFDVPADYEPVVIVTLGYPADGAADLERPRKFRRPTEEFVHFDDFDPVARESPTPADD, from the coding sequence ATGGAGTTCGACGACGTCATTCACACGAGACGGTCCGTTCACCAGTATTCGGACGCCGACATCGACGACGAGACGCTGTACGACCTCTTCGAGGACGTACGGTTCACCCCCTCCTCGTTCAACCTCCAGCCCTGGGAGTTCCTCGTCGTCCGGGGCGAGGACCTCGAACGACTCCAGTCGGTCGCCTACGGCCAGAAACACGTCACCGACGCCGCCGCCGCGGTGGTCGTCCTCGGGACCCTCGACCCGGGTGATCACGCCGAACGCGTCACCCGTGACCTCTTGGAGAAGGGGTATCTCCCCGACGAGGAGGCCGCCGAGGTCCGTCTCGATACGGTAGACGGCCTCGCGGACGCCGATACGGAGACGCGCCGCGTCTGGACGGTCCAGAGCTGTACCCTCGCCGCCATGTCCCGCATGTACGCCGCCTGGGGTCGCGACGTCGCGTCCTGTCCCATGGGCGGATTCGACGCCGACGCCCTCCACGAGGCGTTCGACGTGCCCGCCGACTACGAACCCGTCGTCATCGTCACGCTCGGTTATCCCGCGGACGGGGCCGCCGACCTCGAACGCCCGCGGAAGTTCCGACGGCCGACCGAGGAGTTCGTCCACTTCGACGACTTCGATCCGGTCGCCCGGGAGTCGCCCACTCCCGCGGACGACTGA
- a CDS encoding type IV pilin encodes MNFNQLLTDDRAVSPVIGVILMVAITVILAAVIGTFVLGLGDQVSDSAPQASFSFDFADGGDGFGGNANDVVNITHEGGETIENSTLSVSGDGTNSLSYVANDSNWGDDDVVSAGDRISFEKVNSGETIRVVWTNPNGGSTNTIARATAPQ; translated from the coding sequence ATGAACTTCAACCAACTGCTCACGGACGACCGTGCCGTCAGTCCGGTCATCGGCGTCATCCTGATGGTAGCCATCACCGTCATTCTGGCCGCCGTCATCGGCACCTTCGTCCTCGGTCTGGGCGATCAGGTCAGTGACAGCGCACCGCAAGCCAGCTTCAGCTTCGACTTCGCCGACGGCGGCGACGGATTCGGCGGGAACGCGAACGACGTCGTCAACATCACCCACGAGGGTGGCGAGACGATCGAGAACTCGACGCTGTCCGTCAGCGGCGACGGCACCAACTCCCTGTCGTACGTCGCCAACGATTCGAACTGGGGCGACGACGACGTGGTCTCGGCGGGGGACCGGATCTCCTTCGAGAAGGTCAACAGCGGCGAGACGATCCGCGTCGTCTGGACCAACCCGAACGGCGGTAGCACCAACACCATCGCCCGCGCCACCGCGCCACAGTAA
- the carB gene encoding carbamoyl-phosphate synthase large subunit, which produces MTDEATVAETPATESENRTILLIGSGPIQIGQAAEFDYSGAQACRALQEEGARVVLVNSNPATIMTDPEMADRVYIEPITTEAISEIIRQEQPDGVIAGLGGQTGLNVTAELAEEGVLEEYDVEIMGTPLDTIYATEDRDLFRQRMENIGQPVPASTVISLEAEESAEAMSEAALRDRVETAVDEVGGLPVIARTTYTLGGSGSGVVDDMDQLIERVRKGLRLSRNDEVLITESIAGWVELEYEVMRDADDSTIIICNMENIDPMGIHTGESVVVTPSQVIPDEGHQEMRDAALEVIRELGIQGGCNIQFAWHDDGTPGGEYRVVEVNPRVSRSSALASKATGYPIARVTAKVALGKRLHEIENEITGETTAAFEPAIDYVVTKVPRWPIDKFDDVDFTLGPAMKSTGEAMSIGRTFEESLLKALRSSEYDPAVDWADVDDGTLEREYLTRPSPDRPYAIFEAFDRGYAVDEVVDLTDIKEWYVERFKRVSDAVTAAAEGDFTEAAVKGVTNAEIAATAGADVGSVETAVPGRTYKQVDTCAGEFAAQTPYYYSSRKPEFVTGPFEGDAAAGELRVDRDVESVVVVGGGPIRIGQGVEFDYCSVHAIQALREEGIDAHVVNNNPETVSTDYDTSDGLFFEPITAEEVADVIEAADADGVMVQFGGQTSVNIGHPLEAEIQRRDLDCEILGTSVDAMDLAEDRDRFNRLMDERGIAQPEGGSATSEAEALELAADIGYPVLVRPSYVLGGRAMDVVYDDEELKEYIEEAVRVSPDKPILIDEFLDDAVELDVDAVADGEDVIIGGVMEHVESAGVHSGDSACMIPPQADAVRDVMDRVREVTVEIARELGTVGLLNVQLAVKDDTVYVLEANPRSSRTVPFVSKATGVPIAKLAAKVMAGDALDDLDAHEQIPEQVSVKEVVLPFDRLEGSDPRLGPEMKSTGEVMGTAEHFGKAYEKAQSATGKAIPTEGVAVVDLSAAEFPDPDSEAGQALLDGFADFFDVREFDDLRGAIRAGEVDVIVSRNREALEVAVEEDVTYFSTHASATAVLEGLRHHDDPIDVQATSDRPKRRTKWGGE; this is translated from the coding sequence ATGACCGACGAGGCCACCGTGGCGGAGACCCCCGCCACCGAATCCGAGAACCGGACGATACTGTTGATCGGAAGCGGCCCGATCCAGATCGGACAGGCCGCCGAGTTCGACTACTCGGGCGCGCAGGCCTGCCGAGCCCTGCAGGAGGAAGGCGCTCGGGTCGTCCTCGTCAACTCGAATCCCGCGACGATCATGACCGATCCGGAGATGGCCGACCGGGTGTACATCGAACCCATCACGACCGAGGCCATCTCCGAGATCATCCGGCAGGAACAGCCCGACGGCGTGATCGCCGGTCTCGGCGGCCAGACCGGGCTGAACGTCACCGCCGAACTCGCCGAGGAGGGCGTTCTGGAGGAATACGACGTGGAGATCATGGGCACCCCCCTCGACACCATCTACGCGACCGAGGATCGCGACCTCTTCCGCCAGCGGATGGAGAACATCGGCCAACCGGTCCCCGCGTCCACGGTCATCTCGCTGGAAGCGGAGGAGTCCGCGGAGGCGATGAGCGAGGCCGCCCTCCGCGACCGTGTCGAGACCGCCGTCGACGAGGTGGGTGGACTTCCCGTCATCGCGCGGACGACGTACACCCTCGGGGGCTCCGGATCGGGCGTCGTCGACGACATGGATCAGCTCATAGAGCGCGTCCGGAAGGGACTTCGCCTCTCCCGGAACGACGAGGTGCTCATCACGGAGTCCATCGCCGGCTGGGTCGAACTGGAGTACGAGGTGATGCGCGACGCCGACGACTCGACGATCATCATCTGCAACATGGAGAACATCGACCCGATGGGCATCCACACCGGCGAGTCGGTCGTCGTCACGCCGTCGCAGGTGATCCCGGACGAGGGCCACCAGGAGATGCGCGACGCCGCGCTCGAAGTCATCCGCGAACTCGGCATCCAGGGCGGCTGTAACATCCAGTTCGCGTGGCACGACGACGGCACGCCCGGCGGCGAGTACCGGGTCGTCGAGGTGAACCCGCGTGTCTCCCGCTCCTCGGCGCTCGCCTCGAAGGCGACGGGGTACCCCATCGCCCGCGTCACCGCGAAGGTCGCGCTCGGCAAGCGGCTCCACGAGATCGAAAACGAGATCACCGGCGAGACGACGGCGGCGTTCGAACCCGCCATCGACTACGTGGTGACGAAGGTGCCGCGGTGGCCGATCGACAAGTTCGACGACGTGGACTTCACGCTCGGGCCGGCGATGAAGTCGACGGGCGAGGCCATGTCGATCGGGCGCACCTTCGAGGAGTCGCTCCTGAAGGCGTTGCGCTCCTCGGAGTACGATCCCGCGGTCGACTGGGCGGACGTCGACGACGGTACCCTCGAACGCGAGTATCTGACCCGGCCGAGCCCGGACCGTCCCTACGCCATCTTCGAGGCGTTCGACCGCGGCTACGCCGTCGACGAGGTCGTCGACCTGACGGACATCAAGGAGTGGTACGTCGAGCGGTTCAAGCGCGTCTCCGACGCCGTGACGGCCGCCGCCGAGGGCGACTTTACCGAGGCCGCGGTCAAGGGCGTCACCAACGCCGAGATCGCGGCGACCGCCGGCGCCGACGTGGGAAGCGTCGAGACGGCGGTGCCCGGTCGCACCTACAAACAGGTCGACACCTGCGCCGGGGAGTTCGCCGCCCAGACGCCGTACTACTACTCCTCGCGCAAGCCGGAGTTCGTCACCGGACCGTTCGAGGGCGACGCGGCCGCGGGCGAACTCCGCGTCGACCGCGACGTCGAGAGCGTGGTGGTCGTCGGCGGCGGCCCGATCCGTATCGGTCAGGGCGTCGAGTTCGACTACTGCTCGGTCCACGCCATCCAGGCGCTCCGCGAGGAGGGGATCGACGCCCACGTGGTCAACAACAACCCCGAGACGGTGTCGACGGACTACGACACCTCCGACGGCCTCTTCTTCGAGCCGATCACCGCCGAGGAGGTCGCGGACGTGATCGAGGCGGCCGACGCCGACGGCGTGATGGTGCAGTTCGGCGGCCAGACGTCGGTCAACATCGGGCACCCGCTCGAAGCGGAGATCCAGCGTCGCGACCTCGACTGTGAGATCCTCGGGACGAGCGTCGACGCTATGGACCTGGCGGAGGATCGCGATCGGTTCAACCGCCTGATGGACGAACGCGGGATCGCCCAGCCCGAAGGTGGCTCCGCGACCAGCGAGGCCGAAGCGCTCGAACTCGCCGCCGACATCGGCTACCCCGTCCTCGTCCGCCCCTCCTACGTCCTCGGCGGGCGCGCGATGGACGTGGTGTACGACGACGAGGAGCTGAAGGAGTACATCGAGGAGGCGGTCCGGGTCTCGCCGGACAAGCCGATCCTCATCGACGAGTTCCTCGACGACGCGGTGGAACTCGACGTGGACGCCGTCGCCGACGGCGAGGACGTCATCATCGGCGGCGTGATGGAACACGTCGAGTCCGCGGGCGTCCACTCCGGCGATTCGGCGTGTATGATCCCGCCGCAGGCCGACGCGGTCCGCGACGTGATGGACCGCGTGCGCGAGGTGACCGTCGAGATCGCACGCGAACTCGGCACGGTCGGCCTGTTGAACGTCCAGTTGGCCGTCAAGGACGACACGGTGTACGTCCTCGAGGCCAACCCGCGGTCCTCGCGGACGGTTCCCTTCGTCTCGAAGGCGACGGGCGTCCCCATCGCGAAACTCGCGGCGAAGGTGATGGCGGGGGACGCTCTCGACGACCTCGACGCCCACGAGCAGATCCCCGAGCAGGTGAGCGTCAAGGAGGTCGTCCTGCCCTTCGACCGCCTGGAGGGGAGCGATCCGCGCCTCGGGCCGGAGATGAAGTCGACGGGCGAAGTGATGGGGACGGCCGAGCACTTCGGCAAGGCCTACGAGAAAGCACAGTCGGCAACGGGCAAGGCCATCCCCACCGAGGGCGTCGCCGTCGTCGACCTGTCGGCCGCGGAGTTCCCCGACCCCGACAGCGAGGCGGGGCAGGCTCTGCTCGATGGCTTCGCGGACTTCTTCGACGTCCGGGAGTTCGACGACCTGCGCGGGGCGATCCGCGCCGGCGAGGTGGACGTGATCGTCTCGCGGAACCGCGAGGCGCTCGAAGTCGCCGTCGAGGAGGACGTGACCTACTTCTCGACGCACGCCTCCGCCACGGCCGTCCTCGAAGGCCTGCGCCACCACGACGACCCAATCGACGTGCAGGCCACCTCGGACCGCCCCAAGCGCCGGACGAAGTGGGGCGGCGAGTAG
- a CDS encoding type IV pilin — MNFNQLLTDDRAVSPVIGVILMVAITVILAAVIGTFVLGLGDQVSESAPQASFSFDFDSGNVTLTHEGGETLESGNINVSGDDTATGGPNGVSATTPFSDPIDAGSTAEYSGVDGGETIRVIWTNPAGGSTNTIARATAPQ; from the coding sequence ATGAACTTCAACCAACTGCTCACGGACGACCGTGCCGTCAGTCCGGTCATCGGCGTCATCCTGATGGTAGCCATCACCGTCATTCTGGCCGCCGTCATCGGCACCTTCGTCCTCGGTCTGGGCGATCAGGTCAGCGAGAGCGCACCGCAAGCTAGCTTCAGTTTCGACTTCGACAGTGGCAACGTGACCCTCACCCACGAGGGCGGCGAAACGCTCGAAAGTGGGAACATCAACGTCTCCGGTGACGACACCGCAACCGGGGGTCCGAACGGCGTGAGCGCCACGACTCCGTTCAGTGATCCCATCGACGCGGGCAGCACGGCCGAGTACAGCGGGGTCGACGGCGGCGAGACGATCCGCGTCATCTGGACCAACCCCGCCGGCGGCAGCACCAACACCATCGCCCGCGCCACCGCACCGCAGTAA
- a CDS encoding type IV pilin, which produces MNVKQLLTDDRAVSPVIGVILMVAITVILAAVIGTFVLGLGDQVSESAPQASFSFDFNMTNSPGNVTITHEGGETLESGNINATGDEGSGLTGTGFTSTIQAGDSATYGDVQNGETIRVIWTNPAGGSTNTIARATAPQ; this is translated from the coding sequence ATGAACGTCAAACAACTACTGACGGACGACCGGGCGGTCAGCCCGGTCATCGGCGTCATCCTGATGGTGGCCATCACCGTCATCCTCGCCGCCGTCATCGGCACCTTCGTCCTCGGCCTGGGCGACCAGGTCAGCGAGAGCGCACCGCAAGCTAGCTTCAGCTTCGACTTCAACATGACGAACAGTCCGGGCAACGTCACCATCACCCACGAAGGTGGTGAGACGCTCGAAAGCGGGAACATCAACGCGACCGGTGACGAGGGCTCCGGACTGACGGGGACCGGCTTCACATCCACGATCCAAGCAGGGGATTCAGCCACGTACGGTGACGTCCAGAACGGCGAGACGATCCGCGTCATCTGGACCAACCCCGCCGGTGGCAGCACCAACACCATCGCCCGCGCCACCGCACCGCAGTAA
- a CDS encoding DUF5815 family protein has protein sequence MTKPGVPGETRAIDLPCGEAVPVTEFDLGMREFECPCGDAHAVVVDVHPPERFLPEFLVDVLRETVETTSEEMPEFDTPHLLGVVLEEFPAQVATADLSEDGDVGYALLWVTGFDARRLHEVVVELVIELMEHAVSHAEDDATIQEFERQMLDFDVGAFVEQYRAERDLDAEDVYV, from the coding sequence ATGACGAAACCGGGTGTCCCGGGCGAGACGCGTGCGATCGACCTCCCCTGTGGGGAGGCGGTGCCCGTCACGGAGTTCGACCTGGGGATGCGGGAGTTCGAGTGTCCCTGTGGCGACGCACACGCCGTCGTGGTGGACGTCCACCCGCCGGAGCGGTTCCTGCCGGAGTTTCTGGTCGACGTGTTGCGCGAAACCGTCGAGACGACGAGCGAGGAGATGCCCGAGTTCGACACGCCCCACCTGCTGGGCGTCGTGCTGGAGGAGTTCCCGGCACAGGTGGCGACGGCGGACCTGAGCGAGGACGGCGACGTGGGCTATGCCCTGCTTTGGGTGACCGGGTTCGACGCCCGTCGTCTCCACGAGGTCGTCGTCGAACTCGTGATCGAACTGATGGAACACGCGGTCAGCCACGCCGAGGACGACGCGACGATCCAGGAGTTCGAACGGCAGATGCTCGATTTCGACGTGGGGGCGTTCGTCGAGCAGTACCGTGCGGAGCGGGACCTGGACGCCGAGGACGTGTACGTCTGA
- a CDS encoding NAD(+)/NADH kinase, with the protein MDVGLVAQKDNSRAAFLAAELRRRLHEEDVSVAVDTTTAETLDIDGTPIEAFDACDLVVSIGGDGTFLFAARGADGTPILGVNLGEVGFLNAVGPAEAVDAVLDEVAAFRAGELTVRETPRLAASGDGWTAPPTTNEVVVQGSIRGPGGGIDVDVRVDGSRYSESRADGVLVATPTGSTAYNLSESGPLVHPGVDAVVVNEMCASDGMPPLVVGPDSTITVTVGGADRAIVVGDGRVLRELDTPAEVQVARADSPMRVAGPTSDFFEALGKLE; encoded by the coding sequence ATGGACGTCGGTCTCGTCGCACAGAAGGACAACAGCCGGGCAGCGTTCCTCGCGGCCGAGTTGCGCCGGCGGCTTCACGAGGAGGACGTGTCGGTGGCCGTCGACACCACGACCGCCGAGACGCTCGACATCGACGGAACGCCCATCGAGGCGTTCGACGCCTGCGACCTCGTGGTGAGTATCGGTGGCGACGGTACCTTCCTCTTTGCCGCTCGCGGCGCCGACGGTACGCCCATCCTCGGGGTCAACCTCGGCGAGGTCGGCTTTCTCAACGCCGTCGGCCCGGCGGAGGCGGTCGACGCCGTCCTCGACGAGGTGGCGGCCTTTCGCGCCGGCGAGTTGACGGTGCGCGAGACGCCGCGATTGGCCGCCAGCGGCGACGGCTGGACCGCGCCGCCGACGACCAACGAGGTGGTCGTTCAGGGGTCGATCAGGGGGCCCGGCGGCGGCATCGACGTCGACGTTCGTGTCGACGGGTCGCGGTACTCTGAGAGCCGTGCCGACGGCGTCCTCGTCGCGACGCCGACCGGTAGCACGGCGTACAACCTCAGCGAGTCCGGTCCGCTGGTCCATCCCGGCGTCGACGCCGTCGTGGTCAACGAGATGTGTGCGAGCGACGGGATGCCACCGCTCGTGGTCGGCCCGGACAGCACGATCACTGTGACCGTCGGGGGCGCCGATCGGGCGATCGTGGTCGGCGACGGACGGGTGCTCCGCGAACTCGACACACCCGCGGAGGTCCAGGTCGCGCGGGCCGACTCGCCGATGCGCGTCGCCGGCCCCACCTCGGATTTCTTCGAGGCGCTCGGGAAACTCGAGTAG
- a CDS encoding glycosyltransferase — translation MNWLPALWSTTSQFVQSAVEIWPRRIAIGFIVLVTVVLGMVWTLINFYNYYPLAQRWLDQGIRRLRLALPAVGTPGTDGPAPPPDGTVSDDASLPVVDVLVPAYHEAEVLSNSIRSIYDSSYPADRLNVVVLLEPDDTETRTVATELAERFPFDVLTVHPEYPGSPNKPRALNYGFEHTDGDLVGIVDAEVIVGSATFHEAATVVREGADFVLSRLDMVNEDDGWLNLLFRAEYGYWYEEVIPAFAHVDYPIPLGGTSCFFRRSVLEAASEFRYERHGDPWSDADLEWLAANDLSGAIPWDPENITEDFELGLLLWVADYDFAYLSERTREESPLDLDGWISQRTRWKQGKLYTFLQYVEYPPGTLRQRFHLYWQSLLPHLGPINIAGLVFVFWLANMAGAAPSVLVRGVLSLGLAFMIMVSVLYARGYWLVSDRPALTKLRRALIVVLTLYLYWFLQWIADVRAILRTYRGRFDWEKTTHIGRNLVGDESGVLSSHSALFTTGGEADGGSGGWADGSGDTRVVPTTSDTSVSLTRRRRLVLLAGIVAIGAALRLYGLTRWSLWVDEIYTIANRTAMSIPDLLVVPQDPHPPLYFLLLKLWFHLAGDTRVAAGLLSVAFSLLSILLLYLFARKLYDDATGLVAAGILSVSTLHIHFGRNIRMYSLLTALALASWYAYVRLPEPGRRTDLLYVLTTVGMLYTHVYAVFVLAAQHVYTIITGTDAAFRRRWLRVQVVLAVLYSPWAAILGQQVVGSLVGGAGGAAITWLPDPSPALLRDTLLMYAGFPSLYPILSGSTVTWIAAILVLLTFNVTLFLSCIVHRVDDDGAGYEYQMDDLGQSSFLVVGFVVPIIVPFVVSYFVVPIYFPRYTLAASLPLYVLSARGLVNLRWHRSWQIVFGVVILLGAATTGLGYYTGESVEDWRGLTDHVEDDIDQTDLLVIQPTWIENSVMYYYDGPDTEVVLVRESPQVTDRALTQLSDRATDHDTVWIVRHQTDDDDVLAAVNDTHRRTQVRVTGSTRLYRFDNRTATG, via the coding sequence GTGAACTGGCTCCCTGCGTTGTGGTCCACCACGTCACAGTTCGTTCAGTCCGCGGTTGAGATCTGGCCCCGGCGGATCGCGATCGGATTCATCGTCTTGGTGACGGTCGTTCTGGGGATGGTCTGGACGCTGATCAACTTCTACAACTACTATCCGCTGGCCCAGCGGTGGCTCGATCAGGGAATCCGCCGACTCCGTCTCGCCCTGCCCGCCGTCGGCACACCGGGAACCGACGGCCCGGCACCCCCTCCCGACGGGACGGTGTCCGACGACGCGTCGCTCCCGGTCGTCGACGTTCTCGTTCCGGCATACCACGAGGCGGAGGTCCTCTCGAACTCGATCCGATCGATCTACGATTCATCGTATCCCGCCGACCGTCTCAATGTCGTCGTCCTCCTCGAACCAGACGACACCGAGACCCGCACGGTGGCGACCGAACTGGCTGAGCGATTCCCCTTCGACGTCCTGACGGTTCACCCGGAGTACCCCGGTTCGCCGAACAAACCGCGTGCACTCAACTACGGCTTCGAACACACGGACGGCGACCTCGTGGGGATCGTCGACGCCGAGGTCATCGTCGGTTCGGCCACGTTCCACGAGGCGGCGACGGTCGTCCGTGAGGGTGCAGACTTCGTCCTCAGTCGACTCGACATGGTGAACGAGGACGACGGCTGGCTGAACCTCCTCTTTCGGGCGGAGTACGGCTACTGGTACGAGGAGGTCATCCCCGCGTTCGCTCACGTCGACTACCCCATCCCGCTCGGCGGCACTTCGTGTTTCTTCCGCCGATCCGTCCTCGAAGCGGCGTCCGAGTTCCGCTACGAACGACACGGCGACCCGTGGTCGGATGCCGATCTGGAGTGGCTCGCCGCGAACGATCTCTCCGGGGCGATTCCGTGGGATCCGGAGAACATCACCGAGGATTTCGAACTCGGACTGCTCCTCTGGGTTGCGGACTACGACTTCGCGTACCTGTCCGAGCGGACACGCGAGGAGTCGCCGCTCGACCTTGACGGGTGGATTAGCCAGCGAACCCGTTGGAAGCAGGGCAAACTCTACACGTTCCTTCAGTACGTCGAGTATCCGCCCGGGACGCTCCGTCAGCGGTTCCATCTCTACTGGCAGTCGTTGCTCCCTCACCTCGGCCCGATCAACATCGCCGGCCTGGTGTTCGTCTTCTGGCTGGCGAACATGGCCGGCGCCGCGCCGTCGGTGCTGGTTCGGGGCGTCCTCTCCCTGGGATTGGCGTTCATGATCATGGTGTCCGTGCTCTACGCGCGGGGATACTGGCTCGTCTCCGACCGGCCGGCTCTCACGAAGCTCCGGCGGGCACTGATCGTGGTACTGACGCTGTATCTCTACTGGTTCCTCCAGTGGATCGCCGACGTCCGTGCGATCCTCAGAACGTACCGCGGCAGGTTCGACTGGGAGAAGACGACCCATATCGGACGGAACTTGGTGGGTGACGAGTCGGGCGTGCTCTCTTCGCACAGCGCCCTCTTCACCACCGGCGGGGAGGCTGACGGTGGTTCGGGCGGGTGGGCCGACGGGTCGGGCGACACTCGCGTCGTCCCGACGACGAGCGATACGAGCGTGTCGCTCACTCGCCGCCGCCGGCTGGTGCTTCTCGCGGGGATCGTCGCCATCGGCGCCGCGCTCCGGCTCTACGGTCTCACGCGGTGGAGCCTCTGGGTCGACGAGATCTACACGATTGCGAACCGAACGGCGATGTCGATCCCCGATCTGCTCGTCGTCCCACAGGATCCCCATCCGCCGCTGTACTTCCTCTTGCTCAAACTCTGGTTTCACCTCGCGGGTGACACGCGCGTCGCCGCTGGCCTCCTCTCGGTCGCGTTCTCTCTGCTGTCGATCCTGCTGCTCTATCTGTTCGCCCGAAAACTGTACGACGACGCGACCGGCCTCGTCGCGGCCGGCATCCTTTCTGTATCGACGCTGCACATCCACTTCGGCCGCAACATCCGGATGTACAGCCTCCTCACGGCGTTGGCGCTGGCGTCGTGGTACGCGTACGTTCGGCTCCCCGAGCCGGGACGGCGGACCGACCTCCTCTATGTCCTGACGACGGTCGGAATGCTGTACACACACGTCTATGCTGTCTTCGTTCTCGCGGCACAGCACGTCTATACGATCATCACCGGGACGGACGCGGCGTTTCGCCGCCGATGGCTCCGGGTCCAGGTCGTCCTCGCCGTACTGTACAGTCCGTGGGCGGCGATCCTCGGCCAGCAGGTCGTCGGTAGCCTCGTCGGTGGGGCTGGTGGGGCGGCGATCACCTGGCTCCCCGATCCCTCGCCCGCGCTGCTCCGGGACACGCTGTTGATGTACGCCGGCTTTCCTTCCCTCTACCCGATCCTCAGCGGTTCGACGGTTACCTGGATCGCCGCGATTCTCGTGCTCTTGACGTTCAACGTCACGCTGTTTCTGTCGTGTATTGTCCACAGGGTCGACGACGACGGCGCAGGCTACGAGTACCAGATGGACGACCTCGGCCAATCGAGCTTCCTCGTCGTGGGATTCGTCGTACCAATCATCGTCCCCTTCGTCGTCTCCTACTTCGTCGTTCCCATCTACTTCCCCCGTTACACGCTCGCGGCCAGCCTGCCACTGTACGTTCTCTCGGCCCGCGGCCTCGTCAACCTCCGGTGGCATCGTTCGTGGCAGATCGTCTTCGGCGTCGTCATCCTCTTGGGAGCGGCCACGACCGGCCTCGGCTACTACACCGGCGAGAGCGTCGAGGACTGGCGCGGACTGACCGACCACGTGGAAGACGACATCGACCAGACGGATCTGCTCGTGATCCAGCCCACTTGGATCGAGAACAGCGTCATGTACTACTACGACGGGCCGGACACCGAGGTGGTGTTGGTCCGCGAGAGCCCCCAGGTGACGGATCGGGCACTGACACAGCTCTCGGACCGGGCGACCGACCACGACACCGTCTGGATCGTCCGGCACCAGACCGACGACGACGACGTCCTCGCGGCGGTGAACGACACGCACCGCCGGACCCAGGTTCGTGTAACCGGTTCGACCCGACTCTATCGCTTCGACAACCGTACCGCGACCGGTTAG
- a CDS encoding KaiC domain-containing protein — protein MSDDDWFERAIGQDDDADGSEESEVPEEEPSRTGDAGDGDVRTETGHDDTVPSPESDSESPVERPGDAADAFADLGDEVDDGGEAGGDGGEVDGGDGGSPFDEDFASAFQNAPDPQGGVGGDEGAGAAFGGGPGGPGGGAGTEPFDEDEFESAIERIDLGIEGLDDMILGGVPKRSLISVIGSAGTGKTTFGLQFLNRALTEGKRGVYVTLEESTDRIFDTAREKGWSFAEYADEGRLAIVHLDPVEMANSLASIRSDLPELVKDFGADRLVLDSVSLLEMMYDHPSDRRSEVYQFTRSLKEAGVTTLVTSEASGDDPYSSRYGIIEYLADAVFVLQYVRPSDFQETRLAVEIQKIRDANHSRETKPYEITDEGLSVYRQANIF, from the coding sequence ATGAGCGACGACGACTGGTTCGAACGGGCCATCGGCCAAGACGACGACGCCGATGGCTCCGAGGAATCCGAGGTACCGGAGGAGGAGCCCTCGCGGACGGGGGACGCGGGCGACGGCGACGTCCGGACAGAGACGGGGCACGACGACACCGTTCCGTCCCCGGAGTCGGACTCGGAGTCCCCGGTCGAGCGCCCCGGCGACGCGGCGGACGCGTTCGCTGATCTCGGCGACGAGGTCGACGACGGCGGCGAGGCCGGCGGCGACGGTGGCGAGGTCGACGGCGGCGACGGGGGGTCACCGTTCGACGAGGACTTCGCGAGCGCCTTCCAGAACGCGCCGGACCCGCAGGGTGGCGTCGGCGGCGACGAGGGCGCGGGGGCGGCGTTCGGCGGCGGGCCGGGCGGCCCAGGGGGTGGCGCCGGCACCGAGCCGTTCGACGAGGACGAGTTCGAGTCGGCTATCGAGCGGATCGACCTCGGCATCGAGGGACTCGACGACATGATCCTCGGCGGCGTCCCAAAACGCTCGCTCATCTCGGTCATCGGATCGGCGGGGACCGGGAAGACCACCTTCGGCCTCCAGTTCCTCAATCGGGCGCTGACCGAGGGCAAGCGCGGCGTCTACGTGACCTTGGAGGAGAGCACCGACCGCATCTTCGACACTGCCAGGGAGAAAGGCTGGTCGTTCGCGGAGTACGCGGACGAGGGTCGACTCGCTATCGTCCACCTCGACCCGGTGGAGATGGCGAACAGTCTGGCGAGCATCCGGAGCGATCTGCCGGAACTGGTCAAGGATTTCGGCGCGGACCGCCTCGTCCTCGATTCGGTGTCGCTGCTGGAGATGATGTACGACCACCCCTCCGACCGCCGTAGCGAGGTGTACCAGTTCACCCGGTCGCTCAAGGAGGCCGGCGTGACGACGCTCGTGACCAGCGAGGCGAGCGGCGACGATCCCTACAGCTCACGATACGGCATCATCGAATATCTCGCGGACGCAGTGTTCGTCCTCCAGTACGTCCGCCCGTCGGACTTCCAGGAGACGCGACTGGCCGTCGAGATTCAGAAGATCCGCGACGCGAACCACTCCCGGGAGACCAAACCGTACGAGATCACCGACGAGGGACTGTCGGTCTACCGGCAGGCGAACATCTTCTGA